A single region of the Salvia miltiorrhiza cultivar Shanhuang (shh) chromosome 8, IMPLAD_Smil_shh, whole genome shotgun sequence genome encodes:
- the LOC130997811 gene encoding zinc transporter 1-like — translation MEDILDSTLLPHFRSLCAMATTHKIIFLMVISAAASAAADDCMRYDTEAEEGNKSEALKLKLVAIASILTAGIKFPLLGRKLLVLLPENDRFLMVKAFAGGVVLATGFVHILPDAFRRLTPASATHHGPNSPSRDSSPWRPPSPRKEAALRGLATSPRSESCKTPGGGGWEVLGAIL, via the coding sequence ATGGAAGATATATTGGACTCTACACTCTTACCCCACTTCAGATCACTCTGCGCCATGGCCACTACTCACAAAATAATCTTCCTCATGGTTATCTCAGCCGCCGCCTCAGCGGCCGCAGACGACTGCATGAGATACGACACCGAAGCCGAGGAAGGCAACAAGAGCGAAGCCCTAAAGCTGAAACTGGTGGCGATTGCTTCGATCCTCACCGCGGGCATCAAATTCCCGCTCCTCGGTCGAAAGCTGCTCGTTCTCCTCCCCGAAAACGACAGATTCCTGATGGTAAAGGCCTTCGCCGGTGGCGTCGTACTGGCGACGGGATTCGTCCACATTCTCCCCGACGCATTTCGCAGGCTGACCCCTGCATCAGCCACACACCATGGGCCGAATTCCCCTTCTCGGGATTCATCGCCATGGCGACCGCCGTCACCAAGAAAAGAAGCAGCACTTCGTGGGCTGGCGACTTCGCCCAGATCGGAGAGTTGCAAGACTCCGGGCGGTGGTGGCTGGGAGGTGTTGGGTGCGATTCTGTAG